From Acidobacteriota bacterium:
CGTGAAGTGGCGGAGCTGCGGCGGCGCCTCGACGATGCGCAGGCCGCGCATCTCCTCCTTGCGGCGCGCGACCTCGCCCGCGACCTCGACGACGTAGTCGATGTGGCTCTGCGTGTAGACGCGGCGCGGGATCGCCAGGCGCAGCAGCTCGAGCGGAGCGGTCCGCGGTCTCTTCGTCTGCGGGTCCTCTCCGCCGAACATCAGCGTGCCGATCTCGACGCCCCGAACGCCCCCCTCGACATAGAACGCGCAGGCGAGCGCCTGGCCCGGGAACTGCTCCGGCGGGATGTGCGGCAGGAACGCGCCGGCGTCGACGTACACGGCGTGGCCGCCCGGCGGCCGGACGATCGGGAGGCCGGCCTTCAGGAGCCCCTCACCCAGATAACGCGTGCTGGCGAGCCGATACTGGAGGTAGTCCTCGTGGACCACCTCCTCGAGACCGACGGCGATGGCCTCCAGATCCCGACCCGCCATCCCTCCGTAGGTGGGAAAGCCCTCGGTCAGGATGAGCAGCTCTTCTTCCTGCCTCGCAAGGCGGTCGTCGTTGGTGGCGAGGAAACCGCCGATGTTGGCCAGTCCGTCCTTCTTGGCGCTGAAGGTCGCGCCGTCCGCAAAGGAGAACATCTCCCGGGCGATCTCCTCGACGCTCCGCTCCCGCTGCCCCTCCTCGCGGAGCTTGATGAAGTAGGCATTCTCCGCGAAGCGGCAG
This genomic window contains:
- a CDS encoding tryptophanase, with the protein product MKTIIEPFRIKAVEPIRMTTRAEREEILRRADYNLFRIPAEDILIDLLTDSGTGAMSSEQWASLMRGDESYAGARSWYRFRDRVVRLTGFKHVIPTHQGRAAERILFSCLGVKDRIVASNTLFDTTRANAEYLGARCVDLPVPEALKPAEEHPFKGNIDLERLDQLLRREAGEVACVIVTVTNNSGGGQPVSLANIRAASELCRAAGVPFYLDACRFAENAYFIKLREEGQRERSVEEIAREMFSFADGATFSAKKDGLANIGGFLATNDDRLARQEEELLILTEGFPTYGGMAGRDLEAIAVGLEEVVHEDYLQYRLASTRYLGEGLLKAGLPIVRPPGGHAVYVDAGAFLPHIPPEQFPGQALACAFYVEGGVRGVEIGTLMFGGEDPQTKRPRTAPLELLRLAIPRRVYTQSHIDYVVEVAGEVARRKEEMRGLRIVEAPPQLRHFTARLAPV